In a genomic window of Labrys wisconsinensis:
- a CDS encoding DUF1491 family protein produces MSSRLKSAFFVSAYIRRCAVEGAAAALRHRGAEEAGAVFVKVDRLDGTAALYGPAPQSLADPGGERRFVRLTPEGATPLEAEQILQRQLRYDSDLWIVEAEDRQGRHFLDLAQE; encoded by the coding sequence ATGAGCAGCCGGCTCAAGTCCGCCTTCTTCGTCTCCGCCTATATCCGCCGCTGCGCCGTTGAGGGCGCGGCGGCGGCCTTGCGGCATCGTGGCGCCGAAGAGGCCGGCGCCGTCTTCGTCAAGGTGGACCGGCTCGACGGCACGGCCGCTCTCTACGGCCCGGCGCCGCAATCGCTCGCCGATCCCGGCGGCGAGCGGCGCTTCGTCCGGCTGACGCCCGAGGGCGCGACGCCGCTCGAGGCGGAGCAGATCCTGCAGCGGCAGCTGCGCTATGATTCGGACCTGTGGATCGTCGAGGCCGAGGACCGGCAGGGGCGGCACTTCCTCGATCTGGCGCAGGAGTGA
- a CDS encoding DUF2336 domain-containing protein, which yields MFDDQLPRLEGLFALSRVPGLDVRPTLLRVLTDLFVDAAHRSETDVARYTELAAHLVDQVDEDTRIAVAGKLGPCAFAPRLVLDKLLASEPEAAARIIEASPLLGRDDLWALTTDGGPVTDAAIARRVDLNGELVRLLVRKGYPLVADALASNPAAPIDRETIALLAAAAVEIPGLATRLATRRGVKAQWLAPLFLDLDAQARAAVIEAFRGAPHAARFATREAQIFAPQLVLDAVEAAAMSRRTGEVAATLQDLLDIGAETAERIVHDPSGEALALALTAIGMPGAQAERLLMFVNEEAGRSVLRLRALSLLMETVPRAAATRLMRMATASAGGRGRHEPIFAEPARERPATQQRLESETGRRKATGA from the coding sequence ATGTTCGACGATCAATTGCCGCGCCTGGAAGGCCTGTTCGCCCTGTCGCGCGTGCCGGGGCTCGACGTGCGGCCCACCCTGCTGCGCGTGCTGACCGACCTCTTCGTCGACGCGGCACACCGGTCCGAGACGGATGTGGCGCGCTACACCGAGCTTGCCGCCCATCTGGTCGACCAGGTCGACGAGGACACGCGCATCGCCGTCGCCGGCAAGCTCGGCCCCTGCGCCTTCGCGCCGCGACTGGTGCTGGACAAGCTGCTCGCCAGCGAACCGGAAGCTGCGGCCCGCATCATCGAGGCCTCGCCCCTGCTCGGCCGCGACGACCTGTGGGCGCTGACCACCGACGGCGGCCCGGTGACGGATGCGGCCATCGCCCGGCGCGTCGACCTCAACGGCGAGCTCGTCCGCCTGCTGGTGCGCAAGGGCTATCCCCTGGTCGCGGACGCGCTCGCCTCCAATCCGGCGGCGCCGATCGACCGGGAGACCATCGCTCTGCTCGCGGCCGCGGCGGTCGAAATTCCCGGCCTGGCGACGCGGCTGGCGACCCGCCGCGGCGTGAAGGCGCAATGGCTGGCCCCGCTGTTCCTCGACCTCGATGCCCAGGCCCGGGCCGCCGTGATCGAAGCTTTCCGCGGCGCCCCGCACGCCGCCCGCTTCGCCACGCGCGAAGCCCAGATCTTTGCCCCCCAGCTCGTGCTCGATGCGGTCGAGGCGGCGGCGATGTCGCGCCGGACCGGCGAGGTCGCGGCCACGCTGCAGGACCTCCTCGACATCGGCGCCGAGACGGCCGAGCGGATCGTGCACGATCCGTCGGGCGAGGCGCTGGCCCTCGCCCTCACCGCGATCGGCATGCCCGGCGCCCAGGCCGAGCGCCTCCTGATGTTCGTCAACGAAGAGGCGGGCCGCTCGGTCCTGCGGCTGCGCGCGCTGTCCCTGCTGATGGAGACGGTGCCGCGCGCCGCGGCGACGCGCCTGATGCGCATGGCCACGGCGAGTGCCGGCGGGCGCGGACGCCACGAGCCGATCTTCGCCGAGCCGGCCCGGGAACGGCCGGCAACGCAGCAGCGCCTGGAAAGCGAGACCGGACGCCGCAAGGCGACCGGCGCCTGA
- a CDS encoding DUF1254 domain-containing protein, which produces MIRFGIWTVVGLLLALTVHLATVLALPRMAERTAYRRLEELGPDGAFAIVPATGPLAEVLPSPDPAMRVAACRYDLSAGPLHLRAPVPPAFFSVSFYTPDGLNYYALNDRAASAGAIELTLYTSVQLAEVRSREGPDTPEALRIEAPQARGVVILRALAATPGMMPVIEDALSQATCQAS; this is translated from the coding sequence ATGATCCGCTTCGGCATCTGGACCGTCGTCGGCCTGCTGCTGGCACTGACGGTGCATCTGGCGACGGTGCTGGCCTTGCCGCGCATGGCGGAGCGGACGGCCTATCGCCGCCTGGAAGAGCTCGGGCCGGACGGCGCCTTCGCCATCGTCCCGGCGACCGGCCCCCTGGCCGAGGTGCTGCCCTCGCCCGATCCGGCGATGCGCGTGGCGGCATGCCGCTACGACCTCTCGGCCGGGCCGCTGCACCTGCGCGCGCCCGTCCCGCCTGCGTTCTTCTCCGTGTCGTTCTACACGCCGGACGGGCTGAACTATTATGCCCTCAACGACCGCGCGGCGTCCGCAGGTGCCATCGAGCTGACGCTCTACACCAGCGTGCAGCTGGCGGAGGTGCGCTCGCGCGAGGGGCCGGACACGCCGGAGGCGCTGCGCATCGAAGCGCCGCAGGCCAGGGGCGTGGTGATCCTGCGCGCCCTCGCCGCCACGCCGGGCATGATGCCGGTCATCGAGGATGCGCTGTCGCAGGCGACCTGCCAGGCGAGCTGA
- a CDS encoding DUF1214 domain-containing protein, with the protein MRSIPGFLYALTLGAVVGLGLTWWTLAGGPGFNALRIGPWSAWPQAGTPDADRYARAGLARSGDLPLGSGEGLAFVATRDSAGAALDGRCRYRIEPIAPPARWWTLALYDADGHLPDSPVGRHGFTSAEVLRRGDGVAAVVVAPDAAPGNWLPSGPAGGPFRLVLRLYDTPVSTSAARSDAVVLPDIIAEGCP; encoded by the coding sequence TTGCGCTCGATTCCCGGCTTTCTCTACGCGCTGACGCTCGGCGCCGTCGTCGGCCTCGGGCTCACCTGGTGGACGCTGGCGGGCGGGCCGGGCTTCAACGCGCTGCGCATCGGCCCCTGGAGCGCCTGGCCGCAGGCCGGCACGCCCGATGCCGACCGTTATGCCCGCGCCGGCCTCGCCCGTTCCGGCGACCTGCCGCTCGGCTCCGGCGAGGGCCTGGCCTTCGTCGCCACGCGCGATTCGGCCGGGGCCGCTCTCGACGGGCGGTGCCGCTACCGCATCGAGCCGATCGCGCCGCCGGCGCGCTGGTGGACGCTGGCGCTCTACGACGCCGATGGCCACCTGCCGGACAGCCCGGTCGGACGCCACGGCTTCACCAGCGCCGAGGTGCTGCGCCGCGGCGACGGCGTCGCGGCCGTGGTCGTGGCCCCCGACGCCGCGCCGGGCAACTGGCTGCCGAGCGGGCCGGCCGGCGGGCCGTTCCGGCTGGTGCTGCGCCTCTACGACACGCCGGTGTCGACCAGCGCCGCGCGCAGCGACGCCGTCGTCCTGCCCGACATCATCGCCGAGGGCTGCCCATGA